In a genomic window of bacterium:
- a CDS encoding diguanylate cyclase response regulator, producing MAARSDRVPDRAHRGRILVVDDNPDNLEVLSTRLRFCGYEVETASRGEEALERVHEHPPDLILLDVMLPGIDGYEVARRIKGDEALPFIPIILVTVRDTTRDKVAGLDAGADDYLTKPIDFPELEARVRSMLRIKRLQTELQEKNLELAQLSISDGLTGLYNHRHVQQVLHEEFERAKRTGEPVAVVMFDLDHFKDVNDTYGHQVGDRVLQEMAEILRRTAREIDKLGRYGGEEFIAILPDTDLDDGAVFAERVRQDVARHLFPADGEALRMTVSAGVAVYPDRGITDPRELVRRADQALYAAKAAGRNRVMRAADTGGGPAGY from the coding sequence ATGGCCGCGCGCAGCGATCGTGTTCCGGATCGGGCGCACCGCGGCCGCATCCTCGTCGTGGATGACAATCCGGACAACCTCGAGGTGCTCTCGACCCGGCTCCGGTTCTGCGGCTACGAGGTCGAGACGGCCTCGCGCGGCGAAGAGGCGCTGGAGCGGGTGCACGAGCACCCGCCCGACCTGATCCTCCTCGACGTCATGCTCCCGGGGATCGACGGCTACGAGGTCGCGCGCCGGATCAAGGGGGACGAGGCGCTCCCGTTCATCCCGATCATCCTGGTCACCGTCCGGGACACCACCCGGGACAAGGTCGCCGGGCTGGACGCCGGCGCGGACGACTACCTCACCAAGCCGATCGATTTTCCCGAACTCGAGGCCCGGGTCCGGTCCATGCTGAGGATCAAGCGCCTCCAGACCGAGCTCCAGGAGAAGAACCTCGAGCTCGCACAGCTCAGCATCAGCGACGGGTTGACCGGCCTCTACAACCACCGGCACGTCCAGCAGGTCCTCCACGAGGAGTTCGAGCGGGCCAAGCGGACGGGAGAGCCCGTCGCCGTCGTCATGTTCGACCTCGATCACTTCAAGGACGTCAACGACACGTACGGCCATCAGGTGGGCGACCGGGTGCTCCAGGAGATGGCGGAGATCCTGCGGCGCACCGCGCGCGAGATCGACAAGCTGGGCCGCTACGGCGGCGAGGAGTTCATTGCGATCCTGCCCGACACCGACCTCGATGACGGCGCGGTCTTCGCCGAGCGCGTCCGGCAGGATGTGGCCCGCCACCTCTTCCCCGCCGACGGCGAGGCCCTGCGGATGACGGTCTCGGCGGGCGTGGCCGTGTACCCGGACCGGGGCATCACCGACCCCCGAGAGCTGGTGCGCAGGGCGGACCAGGCGCTGTACGCCGCCAAGGCGGCGGGCCGCAACCGCGTGATGCGCGCCGCCGACACCGGAGGGGGCCCGGCGGGGTATTAA
- a CDS encoding DNA ligase (NAD(+)) LigA, which translates to MPAAVPESVARRAAELRSILEQANFEYYVLDAPTLLDAEYDRLLRELKELEAAYPELVTPDSPTQRVGAEPASHLQKVAHLAPMHSLDNAFSAEELRAWEDRNARIVAEVREAGYMAELKIDGLAVSLLYEDGVLVRGATRGNGRVGEDVTRNLRTIRDIPARLRTDAPPARLEVRGEVYMPISGFRALNERRAAAGEPTFANPRNAAAGSLRQLDPAVTASRPLRFFAFNVYVDDPRGTAGLASTQAELLELLAQWGFPVEPHRRPCRDIEEVIAYAAEAEKWRETLDYAIDGVVVKVQPLHLWTELGVIGEREPRWAIAYKFAPDVAVTRLLDIRINVGRTGSLNPYAVLEPVEVGGATVKLATLHNFDDIARKDLRIGDTVLVKRAGEVIPQVVGPLVERRDGSEKPFQAPDRCPGCGTPVERPAGEVMVYCPNGSCPERIFWSLVHFASQEGMDIRGLGERTIEQLLRKGLVRDVADLYVLRAEQLLTLDGFAEVSARNLIGAIDASRGRPLSALLYALGIRHVGTHAAQILARRFGTMEALMGATEAELAAIHGIGQTTAAALVAYFSEPKNRDLIRRLREAGVNMVEPVERPESRVLEGKTFVITGTHSVSRKELTDLIERHGGRVAGSVSKSTDYLVAGENPGSKLERARALGIEVIDEAALRALIAGSPQPVAAGGAEPLSLFDSLQPERS; encoded by the coding sequence GTGCCCGCCGCCGTCCCGGAGAGCGTGGCCCGGCGCGCCGCGGAACTGAGGAGCATCCTGGAGCAGGCCAACTTCGAGTACTACGTGCTCGATGCGCCGACGCTCCTCGATGCGGAGTACGACAGGCTGCTACGGGAGCTGAAGGAGCTCGAGGCCGCCTACCCCGAGCTGGTGACGCCCGATTCGCCGACCCAGCGGGTCGGCGCCGAGCCCGCATCCCACCTGCAGAAGGTCGCCCACCTGGCGCCGATGCACTCGCTGGACAACGCGTTCAGTGCGGAGGAGCTGCGTGCCTGGGAGGACCGCAACGCGCGCATCGTCGCGGAAGTGCGGGAGGCCGGCTACATGGCCGAGCTGAAGATCGACGGGCTGGCGGTCTCCCTGCTGTACGAGGACGGCGTGCTGGTGCGCGGCGCGACCCGCGGCAACGGCCGCGTGGGCGAGGACGTCACGCGCAACCTGCGAACGATCCGGGACATCCCGGCGCGGCTCCGCACGGACGCGCCGCCGGCGCGGCTCGAGGTCCGCGGCGAGGTCTACATGCCGATCTCCGGCTTCCGGGCGCTGAACGAGCGGCGCGCCGCGGCGGGCGAGCCGACGTTCGCCAATCCGCGCAACGCGGCGGCCGGCAGTCTCCGGCAGCTGGATCCGGCGGTCACGGCATCGAGACCGCTCCGGTTCTTCGCGTTCAACGTGTACGTGGATGACCCCCGAGGCACGGCCGGCCTCGCCAGCACCCAGGCCGAGCTCCTGGAACTCCTCGCCCAGTGGGGCTTCCCCGTCGAGCCTCACCGTCGGCCGTGCCGTGACATCGAGGAGGTCATCGCGTACGCCGCCGAGGCCGAGAAGTGGCGCGAGACGCTCGACTACGCCATTGACGGCGTCGTGGTCAAGGTGCAGCCCCTCCACCTCTGGACCGAGCTCGGCGTGATCGGCGAGCGCGAGCCCCGCTGGGCCATCGCCTACAAGTTCGCGCCCGACGTCGCGGTCACCCGGCTGCTCGACATCCGGATCAACGTGGGCCGCACGGGCTCGCTGAACCCGTACGCGGTGCTCGAGCCCGTCGAAGTCGGCGGCGCGACGGTCAAGCTCGCCACGCTGCACAACTTCGACGACATCGCCCGCAAGGACCTCCGGATCGGGGACACGGTCCTGGTCAAGCGGGCGGGCGAGGTGATCCCGCAGGTGGTGGGGCCGCTGGTCGAGCGCCGCGACGGCAGCGAGAAGCCGTTCCAGGCCCCCGACCGGTGCCCCGGCTGCGGCACGCCCGTCGAGCGGCCTGCGGGCGAGGTGATGGTCTACTGCCCCAACGGCTCGTGCCCGGAGCGCATCTTCTGGAGCCTCGTGCACTTCGCCTCGCAGGAGGGCATGGACATCCGTGGCCTCGGCGAACGGACCATCGAGCAGCTCCTGCGCAAAGGGCTGGTGCGGGACGTCGCCGACCTCTACGTGCTCCGCGCCGAGCAGCTCCTCACACTGGACGGCTTTGCCGAGGTCTCGGCCCGCAACCTGATCGGGGCGATCGACGCCTCCCGCGGGCGCCCGCTCTCCGCGCTGCTCTACGCGTTGGGCATCCGCCACGTCGGCACCCACGCGGCCCAGATCCTCGCCCGCCGCTTCGGCACCATGGAGGCGCTCATGGGCGCGACGGAGGCGGAGCTGGCCGCGATCCACGGAATCGGCCAGACCACCGCCGCGGCGCTCGTCGCCTACTTCTCGGAGCCGAAGAACCGCGACCTCATCCGGCGCCTGCGCGAGGCCGGCGTCAACATGGTCGAGCCGGTGGAGCGGCCGGAGAGCCGGGTGCTCGAAGGCAAGACGTTCGTCATCACGGGCACGCACTCGGTGAGCCGCAAGGAGCTGACCGACCTGATCGAGCGGCACGGCGGGCGCGTCGCAGGCAGCGTGTCGAAGTCCACGGACTACCTCGTCGCGGGCGAGAACCCGGGCTCCAAACTGGAGCGCGCCCGCGCCCTGGGCATCGAGGTCATTGACGAGGCGGCGCTCCGCGCCCTCATCGCCGGCTCGCCGCAGCCGGTGGCGGCAGGCGGCGCGGAACCGCTATCGTTGTTCGACTCCCTGCAACCCGAGAGGAGCTAA